A stretch of the Thiocystis violascens DSM 198 genome encodes the following:
- a CDS encoding CheR family methyltransferase, with amino-acid sequence MTETGTISNEEFHKFREFFYRKTGILFEDSKRYFVDKRLLERIAVTGSESFRGYFTMLRFQASGEELQALINGMTVNETYFFREEYQFECLVNSLLEEIVARRTASTPIRIWSVPSSSGEEPYGIAIYLLEHWPHLNDWDVEIVSSDIDTGILAQARRGRYTPRAIQHLPAGLLKKYFQRDGEYYQIGDTLREAVEFTRVNVTDPADMRLHRHFDVIFCRNLLIYFDDLSRKQTAESFYDALNPGGFVCLGHSESMSRISSLFRVRKFPEAIVYQKPWEAR; translated from the coding sequence ATGACTGAAACCGGCACGATCAGCAACGAAGAGTTCCATAAATTCCGCGAATTTTTCTACCGCAAGACCGGCATCCTGTTCGAGGACAGCAAGCGCTATTTTGTCGACAAGCGTCTGCTCGAACGTATCGCCGTGACCGGCAGCGAGAGCTTTCGGGGCTACTTCACCATGCTGCGTTTCCAGGCGTCGGGCGAGGAATTGCAGGCGCTCATCAACGGGATGACGGTCAACGAAACTTATTTTTTCCGCGAGGAATATCAGTTCGAGTGTCTGGTCAATTCGCTGCTGGAAGAGATCGTGGCGCGGCGGACCGCCAGTACGCCAATCCGCATCTGGTCGGTGCCCTCGTCGTCCGGCGAGGAACCCTATGGCATCGCCATCTATCTGCTCGAACACTGGCCGCATCTCAACGACTGGGATGTCGAGATCGTCTCCTCCGACATCGACACCGGCATCCTGGCCCAGGCGCGCCGAGGGCGCTATACGCCCCGCGCCATCCAGCATCTTCCCGCGGGTCTGCTGAAAAAATATTTCCAGCGCGACGGCGAGTATTATCAGATTGGCGACACGCTGCGCGAGGCGGTGGAGTTCACCCGGGTCAATGTCACCGATCCTGCCGATATGCGTCTGCATCGTCATTTCGATGTCATCTTCTGTCGCAACCTGCTGATCTATTTTGACGATCTCTCGCGCAAACAAACCGCCGAATCCTTTTATGACGCGCTCAATCCGGGCGGCTTCGTCTGTCTTGGGCACTCCGAATCCATGAGCCGGATCTCCTCGTTGTTTCGGGTGCGCAAGTTTCCCGAGGCCATCGTCTATCAGAAACCCTGGGAGGCACGATGA
- a CDS encoding response regulator encodes MKRILVIDDAATVRLYHRNILEAAGFAVSEAVNGLEALERVAESPFDLYLVDINMPKLDGYGFLRELRGKDIPQAPAIMVSTEAAANDQKLAYVSGANLYLIKPVRPERLLAHVLTLLGLASLPPGGGSASDVEGKRS; translated from the coding sequence ATGAAACGCATCCTGGTCATCGACGACGCCGCCACCGTGCGGCTTTATCATCGAAACATCCTGGAAGCGGCGGGATTCGCGGTCAGCGAGGCGGTCAATGGACTGGAAGCGCTGGAGCGGGTTGCCGAGTCGCCGTTTGACCTCTATCTGGTTGACATCAATATGCCCAAGCTCGACGGCTACGGGTTTCTGCGCGAACTGCGCGGCAAGGACATCCCCCAGGCGCCGGCGATCATGGTTTCGACCGAGGCGGCGGCCAATGACCAGAAACTCGCTTACGTCAGCGGCGCCAATCTCTATCTCATCAAGCCGGTACGGCCAGAACGGCTACTGGCGCATGTGCTGACCCTGCTTGGTCTGGCATCGCTGCCGCCTGGCGGCGGTTCCGCGAGCGATGTCGAAGGGAAGCGGTCATGA
- a CDS encoding chemotaxis protein CheA, which translates to MNPLLLQFLAEGRDFLQSIGEKLLQLEKDPRNSAGMDELFRLVHTLKGNSGLFDLPEMTRVLHAAEDLMDATRDGRVAFSGALADRLLEAMDFVAALLDEIAASDTDQPPNTSRHAGEAVRLGELLRGLMGEKDPLSVVGGQSEDAPPEREGAAMDTNAWRLDAVPETLRMDLYRRLCAGETFCWLLYHAAEDCFFKGEDPFFQVIQLPGVVWRRVLAREEWPPLSELDAYQCILTFELILHERPEALAEHFRYVAEQVDIRPLTAAPLIVPTGRVQSEPMSAEFTRAALTQLDAGNRAALAQAARTLLELSAPDLWIASALRWLLLVLDCAPQSSDVQRALILAIDQHSSPLGKPREDPRSPAARGNELNREDTPPASGTPVLTQPNISAEAGWSAQVVLEAQREILSLADSSPWLTGRLRAVAASLAGTCVSLGRETELAGLEQALDGAIAARSPLALFAWLDRQAVPPVPSNALASPPAHQAPATAASVSAPSEEPVRFNRRAEDQLTSPRTIKVDQIKIDRLMNLIGEMVVAKNALPYLAGRAEVAFGVRELSREIKSQYSVINRIAEEMQDAIMQVRLLPVSFVFQRFPRLVRDLAHKLNKDVRLVMEGESTEADKNIIEALADPLMHIVRNSLDHGLESPAERQAAGKPGEGRLTIQARQESDRVLIEIADDGRGIDPAVIRQKAYEKGIVDEATLERLTDQDAVNLVFAAGFSTAEQITDVSGRGVGMDVVRDAIAKVNGSIELRSQVGQGTQLRLSLPLSMAVSHVMIIESAGQRFGVPMDAVVETVRVPRRAIRTIKRRLATVLRERLVPLIALNELLALDASQLANGDDEFAVLVVRIDGDYLGIIVDDCRETVDIILKPLAGFLGGLGGYAGSALLGDGSVLLVLNPRELL; encoded by the coding sequence ATGAATCCGCTGCTCCTCCAATTCCTGGCCGAAGGGCGCGATTTCCTCCAGTCCATCGGCGAGAAGTTGCTTCAGCTTGAGAAAGATCCCCGGAACAGCGCGGGAATGGACGAACTGTTCCGACTGGTACACACCCTCAAAGGCAATAGCGGGTTGTTCGATCTTCCGGAGATGACCCGTGTCCTCCATGCCGCCGAGGATCTGATGGACGCGACTCGCGACGGTCGCGTCGCCTTCAGTGGCGCGCTGGCAGATCGGCTTCTGGAAGCGATGGATTTTGTCGCCGCGCTGCTCGACGAAATTGCCGCGTCGGACACCGATCAACCGCCGAATACCAGTCGTCACGCGGGCGAGGCGGTCAGGCTCGGCGAGTTGCTGCGGGGATTGATGGGCGAAAAAGATCCCTTGTCCGTGGTCGGCGGTCAGTCGGAAGACGCCCCGCCGGAGCGCGAAGGCGCGGCGATGGACACCAACGCCTGGCGGCTGGATGCCGTGCCTGAGACGCTGCGCATGGACCTCTACCGTCGCCTGTGCGCGGGCGAGACGTTCTGCTGGCTGCTCTACCACGCGGCGGAAGACTGTTTTTTCAAGGGCGAGGATCCCTTCTTTCAGGTCATCCAGCTTCCCGGCGTCGTCTGGCGGCGGGTGTTGGCGCGCGAGGAGTGGCCGCCCCTGAGCGAACTGGACGCCTACCAGTGCATCCTGACCTTCGAGCTGATCCTGCACGAGCGCCCGGAAGCGCTGGCCGAACATTTCCGCTATGTCGCGGAGCAGGTGGACATCCGTCCGCTGACGGCCGCGCCGCTCATCGTTCCGACGGGACGTGTTCAGAGCGAGCCGATGTCCGCCGAATTCACCCGCGCCGCGCTGACTCAGCTCGACGCCGGCAACCGCGCCGCGCTTGCTCAAGCCGCCCGCACGCTGCTCGAACTTTCGGCTCCCGATCTCTGGATCGCCTCCGCGCTGCGCTGGCTGCTGCTGGTGCTGGATTGCGCGCCACAGTCGAGCGATGTGCAGCGGGCGCTGATTCTGGCGATCGATCAACATAGCTCTCCACTGGGGAAGCCGCGAGAAGATCCCCGCTCCCCAGCGGCGAGAGGAAATGAACTAAACCGGGAAGACACCCCGCCAGCATCTGGTACCCCGGTATTGACGCAGCCCAACATCAGCGCCGAAGCGGGCTGGTCGGCTCAAGTCGTGCTGGAAGCGCAACGCGAAATTCTGAGTCTCGCCGACAGTTCGCCCTGGCTGACCGGACGGCTGCGGGCGGTCGCCGCGAGTCTGGCCGGTACCTGTGTCAGCTTAGGGCGGGAGACCGAATTGGCTGGGCTGGAGCAGGCGCTGGATGGCGCCATCGCCGCCCGCTCGCCGCTTGCCCTATTCGCCTGGCTTGATCGGCAGGCTGTTCCGCCGGTCCCGAGCAACGCGCTCGCGTCGCCTCCAGCGCATCAGGCGCCAGCAACCGCGGCATCCGTCTCCGCCCCGTCTGAGGAGCCTGTTCGTTTCAATCGCCGCGCCGAGGATCAACTGACCAGCCCGCGCACCATCAAGGTCGATCAGATCAAAATTGACCGGCTGATGAACCTGATCGGCGAGATGGTGGTCGCCAAGAACGCGCTGCCCTATCTGGCCGGCCGCGCCGAGGTTGCGTTCGGGGTGCGCGAACTGTCGCGCGAGATCAAGAGCCAGTACAGCGTCATCAACCGCATCGCCGAAGAGATGCAGGACGCCATCATGCAGGTACGCCTGCTGCCGGTGTCTTTCGTGTTCCAGCGTTTCCCGCGTCTGGTGCGCGATCTTGCGCACAAGCTCAACAAGGACGTGCGCCTGGTCATGGAGGGCGAGTCGACCGAGGCGGACAAGAACATCATCGAGGCGCTGGCCGATCCGCTGATGCACATCGTGCGCAACAGCCTGGATCATGGTCTGGAATCGCCCGCCGAGCGGCAGGCGGCGGGCAAGCCAGGCGAAGGGCGGCTGACGATTCAGGCGCGCCAGGAATCCGATCGGGTGCTGATCGAGATCGCCGACGACGGGCGTGGCATCGATCCCGCCGTGATCCGCCAAAAAGCCTATGAAAAGGGCATCGTTGACGAAGCGACGCTGGAACGGCTGACCGATCAGGACGCGGTGAATCTGGTGTTTGCCGCCGGTTTCTCGACCGCCGAGCAGATCACCGATGTATCGGGACGCGGCGTCGGCATGGACGTGGTGCGCGACGCCATCGCCAAGGTCAACGGCTCCATCGAACTGCGCAGCCAAGTCGGACAGGGCACCCAACTGCGGCTTTCGCTGCCGTTATCGATGGCCGTCAGTCATGTCATGATCATCGAATCGGCGGGGCAGCGGTTCGGGGTGCCGATGGATGCGGTGGTCGAGACGGTGCGCGTTCCGCGTCGCGCCATTCGCACCATCAAGCGCCGCTTGGCCACGGTGCTGCGTGAACGTTTGGTGCCGCTGATCGCGCTCAATGAACTGCTGGCATTGGACGCGTCGCAACTCGCCAACGGCGATGACGAGTTCGCCGTGCTGGTGGTCCGTATCGACGGCGACTATCTGGGTATCATCGTCGATGACTGCCGCGAGACGGTGGACATCATCCTCAAGCCGTTGGCCGGATTTCTCGGCGGACTCGGCGGCTATGCCGGCTCGGCACTGCTCGGCGATGGCTCGGTGTTGCTGGTGCTCAACCCGAGAGAACTGCTCTAA
- a CDS encoding response regulator has translation MSKTILVVDDSATMVMSLKASLEIAGFKVETAGDGVQAIAKLKSGVKPDLIITDINMPNMGGIDFIRNARALPGLRFTPILALTTESQQAKRDEAKKLGATGWLLKPVGGADLLKVIKQVLPGA, from the coding sequence ATGTCCAAGACAATTCTGGTCGTTGACGACTCGGCGACGATGGTGATGAGCCTCAAGGCCAGCCTGGAGATCGCCGGTTTTAAGGTCGAAACCGCCGGTGACGGCGTGCAGGCGATCGCTAAGCTCAAATCCGGGGTCAAGCCCGATCTCATCATCACCGACATCAACATGCCCAACATGGGCGGCATCGACTTCATCCGCAACGCCCGTGCGCTGCCGGGGCTGCGCTTCACGCCGATCCTGGCGCTCACCACCGAGAGTCAGCAGGCCAAGCGCGACGAGGCCAAAAAACTCGGCGCGACCGGCTGGTTGCTCAAGCCGGTGGGCGGGGCGGATCTGCTCAAGGTCATCAAGCAAGTCCTGCCTGGCGCCTGA
- a CDS encoding methyl-accepting chemotaxis protein, with the protein MTFVKPRHSLIEATLTQSRALRRTIASLTLVGTLVLSLLVYQTHDWLASASVQMGIDVGLLEALLVGISLLATNFLSGLVIFRLNFRATGTISQALDSFDVALRSAEAMSQSGASALLQTAAQDHAFNEQISAVVQDSETSALDIIQRVTLLNEAASTLLNYLGHSNLNANAMEADMTHGVDDITEIARFIQDLPVKIRHDMLSIQSLVADIGQLEGLALSIKDISKQTNLLALNAAIEAARAGEAGRGFAVVATEVRALATRATAAADTIEAGLNRALNAVKRSLQLNFLNDSDRQLEQATHVVDAVHHLKDNYEDMRQFYKTLFSVVTQHNASLAGQIAEMLGTLQYQDVVGQRLNRLQAVLRQRADLLVAAGAPSDTLLDLPDVLNQLHVNYLETESQHVRPTAGVGAKSDIGPSIELF; encoded by the coding sequence ATGACCTTTGTCAAACCACGTCATTCGCTGATTGAGGCGACCCTCACGCAGTCCCGCGCATTGCGCCGCACGATCGCATCTTTGACCCTGGTCGGCACCCTGGTGCTGTCGCTGTTGGTCTATCAGACCCATGACTGGCTGGCCTCCGCGTCAGTCCAGATGGGAATCGACGTGGGATTGCTGGAGGCGCTGCTGGTTGGCATTAGTCTGCTTGCCACCAATTTTCTCAGTGGGTTGGTGATTTTCCGGCTCAATTTTCGTGCGACCGGCACCATCAGCCAGGCACTCGACAGCTTCGACGTGGCGTTGCGGAGTGCTGAAGCAATGAGCCAGTCGGGTGCGTCGGCGCTCCTGCAAACGGCCGCACAGGATCACGCCTTCAATGAGCAGATCAGCGCTGTGGTGCAGGACAGCGAGACATCGGCGCTCGATATCATCCAGCGGGTGACGCTGCTGAACGAGGCGGCCAGCACCTTGCTCAACTATCTGGGTCATTCAAATCTCAACGCCAATGCCATGGAAGCGGATATGACGCACGGTGTTGACGACATCACCGAGATTGCCCGTTTCATTCAGGATCTGCCAGTCAAGATCCGTCACGACATGCTGTCCATCCAGTCACTCGTCGCGGATATCGGCCAGCTCGAAGGGCTGGCCTTATCGATCAAGGACATCAGCAAGCAGACCAACCTGCTGGCTCTCAATGCGGCCATCGAAGCGGCGCGCGCCGGCGAGGCCGGACGCGGTTTTGCCGTGGTCGCCACCGAGGTGCGGGCGCTGGCGACCCGTGCGACCGCCGCTGCCGACACCATCGAAGCCGGGCTCAACCGCGCCTTGAATGCGGTCAAACGCAGTCTGCAACTCAATTTCCTGAACGATTCGGACCGGCAGCTCGAACAGGCCACTCATGTCGTGGACGCGGTGCATCATCTCAAGGACAACTACGAGGACATGCGCCAGTTCTACAAAACGCTGTTCTCGGTCGTCACTCAGCACAATGCCAGTCTGGCCGGTCAGATCGCCGAGATGCTCGGCACCCTGCAATATCAGGATGTCGTTGGTCAGCGTCTGAACCGGCTCCAAGCGGTGCTGCGGCAACGCGCCGATCTCTTGGTCGCCGCCGGCGCACCCTCGGACACCCTGCTCGATCTTCCCGATGTCCTGAATCAGTTGCATGTGAACTACCTGGAAACCGAATCGCAACATGTCCGTCCCACCGCGGGCGTTGGCGCAAAGAGCGATATCGGGCCAAGCATCGAGCTGTTTTAG
- a CDS encoding STAS domain-containing protein yields the protein MTTTVFQQLLSEHRIELLADWINQVSASGKRRSPHDDVSHALESLLRSLFDDILAVLERPPTATLEFAEEGSLALALRQLVTDQARHGSDASECVGVILALKHLLSQRLMNDAPLAASADLLWLEQVFEQLTLLAFGSFVAIRERQITQQSLSLLELSTPVLRLWHRILLLPLIGVIDTGRARQITENLLEAIARHEARVTILDLTGVPILDTSVAQHLMKTIDAARLLGTRVVMTGISPEGAQTLTKLGIRFADVISRATLRAGIAEALLLVGQRIAPLEEPRR from the coding sequence ATGACGACAACCGTATTTCAGCAACTGCTAAGCGAGCATCGTATCGAGTTGCTTGCTGACTGGATCAATCAGGTATCCGCGTCTGGCAAACGCCGCAGCCCACATGATGATGTCTCTCATGCGCTTGAATCACTGTTGCGCAGCCTGTTTGATGACATCCTTGCCGTGCTTGAACGCCCGCCGACGGCGACGCTTGAATTCGCGGAGGAAGGATCGCTGGCGCTGGCGTTGCGTCAGCTTGTGACCGATCAGGCACGGCACGGCAGCGATGCGAGCGAATGCGTGGGCGTGATCCTGGCGCTGAAGCATCTGCTGTCGCAACGTCTGATGAACGACGCACCCCTCGCGGCAAGCGCTGATCTGCTGTGGCTGGAACAGGTGTTCGAGCAGTTGACGCTGCTGGCGTTTGGATCCTTCGTGGCGATCCGCGAGCGCCAGATTACCCAGCAAAGTCTGTCGCTGCTGGAACTCTCGACGCCGGTGCTGCGCCTGTGGCACCGCATCCTGTTACTGCCGCTGATCGGCGTCATCGATACGGGGCGGGCGCGTCAGATCACCGAGAACCTGCTGGAGGCTATTGCGCGCCACGAGGCGCGAGTGACCATCCTCGATTTGACCGGCGTGCCGATACTCGATACCAGTGTCGCCCAGCATCTGATGAAGACCATCGACGCGGCGCGGCTGCTCGGCACCCGCGTCGTCATGACCGGCATCAGCCCGGAAGGCGCGCAGACGCTCACCAAACTCGGTATCCGTTTCGCCGATGTCATCAGTCGTGCCACGCTGCGTGCCGGCATCGCCGAGGCGCTCCTGCTGGTCGGCCAGCGCATCGCGCCGCTGGAGGAGCCGCGCCGATGA
- a CDS encoding STAS domain-containing protein, producing MKIPILRLERILLVSIQEDLTDNDAMDFQSDLVERVAEIEALGVAIDITALDVVDSYMARVINDTASMVRLLGAEAVICGVQPFVALTLIEMGRDLLGADCAFNLGQGLEILKTRIATRGDTRFAGDEDV from the coding sequence ATGAAGATCCCCATCCTGCGGCTGGAGCGCATTCTGCTGGTGTCGATCCAAGAGGATCTCACGGATAACGACGCCATGGATTTTCAGTCCGATCTGGTCGAGCGGGTCGCCGAGATCGAGGCGCTGGGGGTCGCCATCGACATCACCGCGCTGGACGTGGTGGATTCCTACATGGCACGGGTGATCAACGACACCGCCAGCATGGTGCGGCTGCTGGGGGCCGAGGCGGTGATCTGCGGGGTGCAGCCCTTCGTCGCCCTGACCCTGATCGAAATGGGCCGCGACCTGCTCGGGGCGGACTGCGCCTTCAATCTCGGGCAGGGGCTGGAGATTCTCAAAACCCGCATCGCCACCCGTGGCGATACCCGTTTTGCCGGGGACGAGGATGTCTGA
- a CDS encoding anti-sigma regulatory factor — MSERLATHRIPVCVAADIVTARRAARELCERLGFGKADQTRLATAVSELTRNVIQYAGHGICIIEDRSTGTQRCIWVRVEDQGPGIPNLERALTDGYSTSGGLGAGLPGTRRLVDQFQIESAAGGTCVTIALAKPL; from the coding sequence ATGTCTGAGCGACTGGCGACCCACCGTATTCCGGTTTGCGTTGCCGCCGACATCGTGACGGCCCGCCGCGCCGCCCGCGAGCTGTGCGAGCGTCTGGGCTTTGGCAAGGCCGATCAAACCCGCCTGGCGACGGCGGTGTCCGAACTCACCCGCAATGTCATCCAATATGCCGGCCACGGCATCTGCATCATCGAGGATCGCTCCACTGGAACGCAGCGCTGTATCTGGGTCAGGGTGGAGGATCAGGGGCCGGGTATCCCGAATCTGGAACGCGCCTTGACCGACGGCTACAGTACCAGCGGCGGACTGGGCGCGGGACTGCCGGGAACGCGCCGCCTGGTCGATCAGTTTCAGATCGAATCGGCCGCGGGCGGGACGTGCGTCACCATTGCGCTGGCGAAACCTTTATGA
- a CDS encoding anti-sigma regulatory factor, which translates to MDAPTGLTDRRVCVSVGAEPDIMAACRQARQLAEALGFSRTAAYHIATAASELAANLLCHAGGGLLQVRSLTDPCGLDDNVLGLELLARDQGPGIADLTLALTEGYSTGKGLGCGLPGVKRLMDDFAIESAPGRGTCVKAVKWR; encoded by the coding sequence ATGGATGCGCCGACAGGGTTGACCGACCGTCGCGTTTGCGTTTCGGTCGGTGCCGAGCCGGACATCATGGCCGCCTGCCGTCAGGCGCGGCAACTGGCCGAAGCCTTGGGCTTCTCGCGCACCGCGGCCTATCACATCGCGACGGCGGCCTCTGAACTGGCGGCGAATCTGTTGTGCCATGCCGGTGGCGGACTGCTTCAGGTACGGTCGTTAACCGACCCTTGCGGGCTGGATGATAACGTTCTTGGATTGGAACTGCTGGCGCGGGATCAGGGGCCAGGGATCGCCGATCTGACCCTTGCGCTGACCGAGGGCTACAGTACCGGCAAGGGTTTGGGTTGCGGCTTGCCCGGCGTCAAGCGGCTGATGGACGATTTTGCGATCGAGTCCGCACCCGGTCGCGGAACCTGCGTCAAGGCGGTCAAATGGCGTTAA
- a CDS encoding SpoIIE family protein phosphatase: protein MALTAPDSCGAHVGGRLGQALRALRDGEPCGDQLGCWITSGGLRLALADGLGHGREAHAAAATAMHQLAAECTEPALDVVFARCDQRLLNTRGVALAVVDICGDDASIQHAAVGNVRTLLVQDDRVKRLGGARGIVGAGFSSLRTERLTINPGDWLIIFSDGIRENAGIVDCLVDAQPSDQFAEGLLARWADERDDASLLLYRHR from the coding sequence ATGGCGTTAACCGCGCCTGATTCCTGTGGCGCCCATGTCGGCGGGCGGCTCGGTCAGGCGCTGCGGGCGCTGCGCGATGGCGAGCCGTGCGGCGATCAACTGGGCTGCTGGATCACGTCCGGCGGTTTGCGGCTGGCATTGGCCGATGGTCTGGGACATGGGCGCGAGGCTCACGCCGCCGCGGCGACCGCGATGCACCAGCTTGCCGCCGAATGCACCGAACCCGCATTGGATGTGGTCTTCGCCCGCTGTGATCAACGGCTGCTGAACACCCGTGGGGTGGCGCTGGCGGTGGTGGATATTTGCGGCGATGACGCAAGCATCCAGCATGCCGCCGTGGGAAACGTCCGTACGCTTCTGGTCCAGGACGACCGGGTCAAACGACTCGGCGGGGCGCGTGGCATCGTCGGCGCCGGTTTCAGCAGTTTGCGGACCGAACGTCTGACGATCAATCCCGGCGACTGGCTGATTATCTTCTCCGACGGCATCCGCGAAAATGCGGGCATCGTCGATTGTCTGGTCGATGCACAGCCTTCCGACCAGTTCGCCGAAGGGCTGCTCGCGCGCTGGGCCGATGAACGCGACGACGCCAGTCTGCTGCTCTATCGTCACCGTTGA
- a CDS encoding sensor histidine kinase, with translation MPAIAIAQRYAELLQRAVFAEDPLATESALTEAADLGRELVALDIPLEEVGEMHHEALVHLASAHPELPLSHVAGRITVPLMEAYMAYSLAFRVQLERRAETIVNARLEQSRRLEAIGTLAAGIAHDFNNLLGAIIGFSELLGDEVPADSAGGRSLQFIQQASFRARDLIARLLTFARNMADTPIAVEVVALTRETLALLRASLPAGIRLRFMPAVADAWVLAEPSQIQQIVMNLCINAADAIGQRQGTIDIGLALVPEPDGRALVRLTVQDDGEGMPPDVCQRVFDPFFTTKAPGKGSGLGLSVIHGLVGQLGGMIEIVSSPGTGSRFTIDLPQLVPDEQPNSDRSSSERETE, from the coding sequence ATGCCAGCGATCGCAATCGCTCAACGCTATGCCGAGTTACTGCAGCGCGCCGTCTTTGCCGAGGATCCGCTGGCGACCGAGTCCGCGCTGACCGAAGCCGCCGATCTGGGGCGCGAACTGGTGGCGCTGGATATTCCGCTGGAAGAGGTTGGCGAGATGCACCACGAGGCGCTCGTGCATCTGGCAAGCGCTCATCCCGAGCTGCCGCTGAGTCATGTCGCCGGGCGTATCACGGTCCCGCTGATGGAAGCCTACATGGCGTATAGCCTGGCCTTTCGCGTCCAACTGGAGCGCCGCGCCGAGACCATCGTCAACGCCCGGCTCGAACAATCGCGGCGGTTGGAAGCGATCGGCACGCTGGCGGCGGGTATCGCGCACGATTTCAACAACCTCCTGGGAGCGATCATCGGTTTCAGCGAATTGCTCGGCGATGAGGTGCCGGCCGACTCGGCGGGCGGACGGTCGCTGCAATTCATCCAGCAGGCCAGTTTTCGCGCCCGCGATCTGATCGCCCGACTGTTGACCTTCGCCCGGAATATGGCCGACACCCCGATCGCGGTCGAGGTTGTCGCGCTGACCCGCGAAACCCTGGCTCTGCTCCGCGCGTCGCTGCCGGCAGGCATTCGCTTACGCTTCATGCCCGCCGTCGCCGACGCCTGGGTGCTGGCCGAGCCGAGCCAGATCCAACAGATCGTGATGAATCTCTGCATCAACGCCGCCGATGCCATCGGGCAGCGTCAGGGCACCATTGATATCGGTCTGGCACTGGTGCCGGAACCAGACGGGCGGGCGCTGGTGCGGCTGACCGTGCAGGACGATGGCGAAGGAATGCCGCCAGATGTGTGCCAACGCGTCTTCGATCCCTTCTTTACGACCAAGGCGCCGGGCAAGGGCAGCGGACTTGGGTTGTCGGTGATTCATGGTCTCGTGGGTCAACTGGGAGGTATGATCGAGATCGTCAGCAGCCCCGGCACCGGCAGTCGCTTTACGATCGACCTGCCGCAACTCGTTCCGGACGAACAGCCTAACTCTGATCGCTCATCCAGTGAGCGGGAGACCGAATGA
- a CDS encoding response regulator — MINVLIVDDDELFRAMLEEMVRREGYQVRAVTNGNEALLAIARQPPDLIITDILMPEKDGIELIAELAQRDSRIPIIAVSGGRRAISLEFNLESAALMGVRATLPKPFTRDALRRAIAEALQ, encoded by the coding sequence ATGATCAACGTTCTAATCGTCGATGACGACGAACTCTTTCGCGCCATGTTGGAGGAAATGGTGCGACGCGAGGGCTACCAGGTGCGCGCCGTCACCAACGGTAACGAGGCGCTCCTCGCCATCGCGCGGCAACCGCCCGACCTCATCATTACGGATATCCTGATGCCTGAAAAGGACGGGATCGAGCTGATCGCGGAGTTGGCGCAACGCGACAGCCGCATTCCGATCATCGCGGTGTCAGGCGGACGGCGTGCCATCAGTCTGGAGTTCAATCTCGAATCGGCCGCGCTGATGGGGGTGCGGGCGACGCTACCCAAGCCCTTTACCCGCGATGCCTTGCGCCGGGCGATTGCCGAGGCGCTGCAGTAA
- a CDS encoding ParA family protein — translation MTAKPTIIVIANRKGGTGKTTTAVNLAAEFAASGERTLLIDLDTQGHCALGLGLKIGNGQPTAHSLFGAPDAAVGVALADAIVQTGWERLDVVPGDPDFRHDTASNEDRILVRALSDPVIVAGYDRILIDSPPSLDRLLLNALAAAHWALIPFVPHPLSSEGVRQLARVFFRVAMSSNADLRLLGLLPVMLDSRIVQHRRVREQVIGQFGQARLLGGIRNDIKLAEAFAVGRPIRDYAPRSRGNQDYRTAFSNLHARLLG, via the coding sequence ATGACCGCCAAACCGACCATTATCGTGATCGCGAACCGCAAGGGCGGGACCGGCAAGACCACCACGGCCGTCAATCTCGCGGCCGAGTTTGCCGCCAGCGGCGAGCGCACCCTGCTGATCGATCTCGATACGCAGGGGCATTGCGCACTCGGCCTCGGGCTGAAGATTGGCAACGGTCAGCCAACCGCGCACAGCCTGTTCGGCGCGCCGGATGCGGCAGTTGGGGTGGCGCTCGCCGATGCCATTGTGCAAACCGGGTGGGAACGGCTCGATGTCGTTCCCGGCGACCCGGATTTTCGCCACGACACCGCATCGAACGAGGATCGGATTTTGGTTCGTGCACTCTCCGACCCGGTGATCGTCGCGGGATATGACCGGATTCTGATCGACTCGCCACCCTCGCTCGACCGCTTGCTGCTCAACGCGCTGGCGGCCGCGCATTGGGCGCTGATTCCCTTCGTGCCGCATCCGTTGTCCAGCGAGGGCGTGCGCCAACTGGCGCGGGTCTTCTTTCGGGTTGCCATGAGCAGCAATGCCGACCTGCGTCTGCTCGGGTTGCTACCGGTGATGCTCGACTCGCGTATCGTGCAGCATCGTCGGGTGCGCGAGCAGGTGATCGGTCAATTCGGCCAGGCGCGTCTGCTCGGCGGCATCCGCAACGACATCAAGCTCGCCGAGGCCTTCGCCGTCGGTCGCCCCATCCGCGACTATGCCCCGCGCAGTCGCGGCAATCAGGACTACCGAACGGCGTTTTCAAATCTGCACGCCCGTCTGCTCGGGTGA